One genomic segment of Paenibacillus sp. FSL H8-0332 includes these proteins:
- a CDS encoding Ig-like domain-containing protein, with translation MKKRLLAALAASLLFTLNPAPPVAQAEGGTSGTAFYIANNGSDSNSGTLTAPFQTLEKARDAIRTLKTEDGLPEGGVTVYLREGRYERTSSFELRQQDSGEAGKPVKYTAYPGESVTLSGSRKLAKSAFVPVTDPAILGRIISTDARTKVLAADLGALGITDYGQLSRHGYYLANDLSEVPPMELYVAGQGMTLARWPNESTVQMDEILDPGPTRKDPNGEVHTRGGTFTYTYDRPQYWTQADDIWLDGIFGYSWEWSYNKIASIDTAAKSITLRYGEMSGIFKNWYPDFHFAQNLLEEMDMPGEYYIDRQAGKLYFLPNAEFAADNPDIEVTMLKSPMINALNASYIDFSELILENGRDSAAVFMGGSHMRILNSEIRNFTNSGVLVNTQSRFYYNNFEGAPGTDHAIISTHIHHIGGTAVTLTGGNKTTLAPGNNVVENSHIHDFAYYHKAYNPGVLLSGVGNRMSDNELHDAPHPGVLIFGNDHTVEYNEIYDVCTTFSDLGAIYMNAGEQPHERGTVIRRNYFHNIGESKAGVEGVYPDNFTMGLTIDENIFYKMGNSAIKNNGGAHILTRNNIFIDSKIPYDYADMFLGDEPDDQVPLNYMPKWQALFAANNNFTGTPYLTKYPELADFFTENRYYPDTNTFQGNVVYNPSVPRSVTTNVYGAYDKFGLVQYADNWVTTADPGFTNLAGGDLSLRPDAEVFDVIPGFPDIPFGDIGIDGKAGTTDGPDSYPVEGVAVYDSEITVDRWKTVKLRTAVLPWNADHPALTFTSADPGVAAVDSGGVVTGKSVGTTVITVASVENPLLTAAVTVHVEAGDGVMDFTDFESGANGWLQDANRSIEKIGSNRWYKILNGASSLSPKSFSDYELNFKLKTPEVMGDNATFYIFDRQAGSGSSRIGYRTRADGSSAWLLYNSAWTVLKEVKRPGHDLQPNTEYAVKMLVKGGDISVYLDGAFRLKGNDPGHNAAGKVGFYVSNVSQMHFDDIQFKALTPTLAGIIPAESTVRIAAGEQRQLELAFDPVDTPDTGVTWQSANPAVATVDSTGVVQAVYEGQTLISAVSTVNPLVKADITVTVSNIMHETDFENGGNGWPVDPNRSIAADPDGNRRYKLLNGASGLLDRSFTNYQLDFKLKTPPVMPDNGILYIFDRQDSAGSTRIGYRTRADGSSGWILYDTAWQKLTESVLPGHDLLPDTEYEVKVTVQDGDIAVSVNGSPRLSGTDPGHRPSGKVGFYTSGFAYMLFDDIVFSVLP, from the coding sequence GTGAAAAAACGTTTGCTTGCGGCACTTGCAGCCAGTCTGCTGTTCACGCTCAACCCCGCTCCCCCAGTTGCACAAGCGGAGGGCGGTACGTCCGGGACAGCTTTTTATATCGCCAATAATGGAAGCGATTCCAATTCCGGGACCCTGACTGCCCCATTCCAGACGCTGGAGAAGGCGCGCGATGCGATCCGGACGCTAAAAACGGAGGACGGTCTGCCAGAGGGCGGCGTCACCGTGTATCTGCGTGAAGGCAGGTACGAACGGACCTCCAGCTTCGAGCTGCGCCAGCAGGACTCCGGCGAGGCCGGTAAGCCGGTTAAGTACACGGCTTATCCGGGGGAGTCGGTGACTCTGTCAGGCTCCCGTAAGCTGGCCAAATCCGCGTTCGTTCCGGTTACTGACCCGGCCATTCTCGGCCGGATTATCAGTACCGACGCGAGAACGAAAGTGCTCGCAGCCGATCTGGGGGCGCTTGGCATCACCGATTACGGCCAGCTCAGCCGCCATGGCTATTATCTGGCCAATGATCTGAGCGAGGTGCCGCCGATGGAGCTGTATGTGGCCGGACAGGGCATGACGCTGGCCCGCTGGCCCAATGAGAGCACCGTTCAGATGGATGAAATCCTTGATCCCGGTCCGACAAGGAAGGACCCGAACGGGGAGGTGCATACGCGCGGCGGCACCTTCACCTATACGTATGACCGGCCCCAGTACTGGACGCAGGCAGATGATATCTGGCTGGACGGGATCTTCGGCTACAGCTGGGAATGGTCGTACAACAAGATTGCATCCATTGACACGGCTGCTAAGAGCATCACCCTCCGCTACGGGGAAATGAGCGGCATCTTCAAGAACTGGTATCCGGACTTCCATTTCGCGCAGAATCTGCTGGAGGAAATGGATATGCCCGGAGAATATTATATTGACCGCCAGGCGGGGAAGCTGTATTTCCTGCCGAACGCCGAGTTTGCAGCGGATAACCCGGATATTGAAGTTACGATGCTGAAGAGTCCGATGATTAACGCGCTCAATGCTTCGTATATCGACTTCTCCGAGCTTATCCTTGAGAACGGCCGTGATTCGGCAGCCGTATTCATGGGCGGTAGTCATATGCGTATTCTGAACAGCGAGATCCGTAACTTCACCAACAGCGGCGTGCTGGTCAATACGCAGAGCCGGTTCTACTACAACAACTTTGAAGGGGCGCCGGGTACGGACCACGCCATTATCAGCACTCATATTCATCATATCGGCGGCACCGCCGTTACACTGACAGGCGGCAACAAAACGACGCTGGCGCCAGGGAACAATGTGGTGGAGAATTCCCATATTCACGATTTTGCCTACTATCACAAAGCCTACAATCCCGGAGTACTGCTGTCCGGCGTCGGTAACCGCATGTCGGACAATGAGCTGCATGATGCGCCCCATCCGGGCGTGCTGATCTTCGGCAATGATCATACCGTGGAGTATAACGAGATCTATGACGTATGCACTACCTTCTCGGATCTCGGCGCGATTTACATGAATGCCGGTGAGCAGCCCCATGAGCGGGGGACGGTCATCCGGCGCAATTACTTCCATAACATCGGCGAGAGCAAGGCCGGAGTGGAGGGCGTATATCCCGACAATTTCACGATGGGGTTGACTATCGACGAGAATATCTTTTACAAGATGGGCAATTCAGCTATTAAAAATAACGGCGGTGCACATATTCTGACCCGCAACAATATATTCATCGACAGCAAAATTCCTTATGATTATGCGGATATGTTCCTGGGCGATGAGCCGGATGATCAGGTGCCGCTCAACTACATGCCGAAATGGCAGGCGCTGTTCGCGGCGAACAATAATTTCACCGGAACCCCTTATCTGACCAAGTATCCGGAGCTGGCGGATTTCTTCACGGAGAACCGTTATTATCCGGACACGAATACCTTCCAGGGGAATGTCGTCTATAACCCGTCGGTTCCGCGGAGTGTGACGACCAATGTATACGGGGCATATGACAAGTTCGGACTGGTCCAGTACGCGGATAACTGGGTGACCACAGCAGATCCCGGCTTCACCAACCTGGCGGGAGGCGATCTGTCGCTGCGGCCGGATGCGGAGGTCTTCGATGTCATTCCCGGCTTCCCGGATATCCCGTTTGGCGATATCGGCATTGACGGCAAGGCGGGCACAACAGACGGTCCGGACAGCTATCCTGTTGAGGGAGTAGCCGTCTATGACAGTGAAATTACCGTGGACCGCTGGAAAACGGTGAAGCTGCGCACGGCGGTGCTTCCGTGGAACGCGGACCATCCCGCTCTGACCTTCACTTCGGCCGATCCCGGAGTTGCGGCTGTAGATAGCGGAGGTGTCGTTACCGGAAAGTCGGTTGGCACCACGGTTATTACGGTAGCCTCGGTGGAGAATCCGCTGCTGACCGCTGCGGTTACGGTGCACGTGGAGGCAGGGGACGGCGTGATGGACTTCACGGATTTCGAATCCGGCGCGAACGGCTGGCTGCAGGATGCGAACCGCAGCATTGAGAAGATTGGGTCGAACCGCTGGTACAAGATTCTGAACGGGGCCTCGTCGCTCAGTCCCAAGTCCTTCTCTGATTACGAGCTGAACTTCAAGCTGAAGACACCGGAGGTCATGGGGGATAATGCGACCTTCTACATCTTCGACCGTCAGGCCGGCAGCGGTTCCAGCCGGATCGGGTACAGGACACGGGCAGACGGAAGCTCTGCCTGGCTGCTGTACAATTCGGCCTGGACGGTGCTGAAGGAGGTTAAGCGGCCAGGGCATGATCTGCAGCCGAATACGGAATATGCGGTCAAGATGCTGGTGAAGGGCGGCGACATCAGCGTCTACCTGGATGGGGCGTTTCGTCTGAAGGGCAATGATCCGGGGCATAACGCGGCAGGGAAAGTCGGCTTCTACGTCAGCAATGTCAGCCAGATGCACTTCGATGACATTCAGTTCAAGGCGCTGACCCCTACGCTGGCCGGAATCATTCCGGCAGAGAGCACAGTGCGTATAGCCGCCGGGGAACAGCGGCAACTGGAGCTGGCCTTCGACCCTGTGGATACGCCGGATACAGGCGTCACCTGGCAGTCGGCTAACCCTGCGGTCGCTACGGTGGACAGTACGGGAGTGGTTCAAGCCGTATACGAGGGGCAGACCCTGATCTCTGCAGTGTCCACGGTGAATCCGCTCGTGAAGGCGGATATCACAGTCACCGTCTCGAATATTATGCATGAGACAGACTTCGAGAACGGAGGCAACGGCTGGCCGGTAGACCCGAACCGCAGCATTGCCGCAGATCCGGACGGCAACCGCCGCTACAAGCTCCTGAACGGTGCCAGCGGTCTGCTCGACCGCAGCTTCACGAACTATCAGCTGGACTTCAAGCTGAAGACGCCACCCGTGATGCCGGATAACGGTATCCTGTACATCTTCGACCGCCAGGACAGCGCCGGCTCCACCCGGATTGGCTACCGGACCCGGGCAGACGGATCTTCCGGCTGGATTCTGTATGATACCGCGTGGCAGAAGCTTACCGAGAGTGTGCTGCCGGGACATGACCTGCTGCCGGATACAGAATATGAGGTGAAGGTGACGGTGCAGGACGGAGATATTGCCGTATCTGTCAATGGTTCGCCAAGGCTCTCCGGCACTGATCCGGGCCACCGCCCGTCCGGCAAGGTCGGCTTCTACACCAGCGGCTTCGCTTATATGCTGTTCGACGATATTGTCTTCTCGGTCTTGCCGTAA
- a CDS encoding ABC transporter permease, translating to MTFRQFAFRNVSRNTRLYTAYFLSSMFTVMVFFTFSIFAYHPVLSGDNIQSSAALALAVSKWVIYIFSFFFVLYSMSAFLQSRKREFGLMMMHGMTVRQLRRMIFLENMIVGSGATVSGIGLGLIFAKGILLAGENVLALNEPLQFYFPFKAIVLTLFSFLLLFVLISLFISSVLRSGKLITLIKADRQPKPEPKASLLLSLLVVSLLGVSYFLSLRASGLNVVLLLVPVVIMVTIGTYLLFTQLSVYLIHKLKAREGLYWRRTNMLLFSDLSHRMKDNARAFFLVAIISTVSFSAIGALYGFQSMINGALTQKNPYLFTYQSLDGDSKAQAHIQLIDESLGGAGISAEKTGLELNYYKAVDGRTMVLVKQSDYNRLAALMELKSIRLAAGKAAVVDFGLSRKGEELLNQPVELQPGVVIEADQAVVSWAIRGVSGYYVVPDEWISTLGQPLKVSRYYAWHGATGQPGVKKAGEKLTNELPYDEQYTFYALEYLTSKTNEGFGPVMFIGFFVGIVFFVSAGSFLYFRLYSDLDEDKHKFKAISKLGLSDKELGRILNRQLSLLFFAPIVVALVHGTVALTALSHMFQYSIFRESLLVLGLFFFIQVIYFFIVRLFYTRQIRSALAG from the coding sequence ATGACGTTCCGCCAGTTCGCATTCCGTAACGTCTCCCGGAACACAAGGCTATACACCGCCTATTTTCTCAGCAGCATGTTTACAGTGATGGTCTTCTTTACCTTTTCCATCTTTGCCTACCACCCGGTGCTGAGCGGGGACAATATTCAATCCAGTGCGGCTCTTGCGCTTGCGGTCTCCAAATGGGTGATCTACATATTCTCCTTCTTCTTCGTCCTCTACTCCATGAGTGCATTTCTGCAATCGCGTAAACGGGAGTTCGGGCTGATGATGATGCACGGTATGACTGTCCGGCAGCTGCGGCGGATGATTTTTCTGGAGAATATGATCGTCGGGTCAGGCGCCACTGTGAGCGGCATCGGACTTGGCCTTATCTTTGCCAAAGGGATTCTGCTTGCCGGGGAGAACGTGCTTGCCCTTAACGAGCCGCTTCAATTCTATTTTCCGTTCAAGGCGATAGTGTTGACCCTGTTCTCCTTCCTGCTACTGTTCGTCCTGATCTCCCTGTTCATCTCGTCCGTGCTGCGCAGCGGCAAGCTGATCACGCTCATTAAGGCAGACCGTCAGCCCAAGCCGGAGCCGAAGGCCTCGCTGCTATTGTCATTGCTGGTGGTATCGCTGCTGGGGGTCAGCTACTTCCTGTCTCTCCGGGCGAGTGGTCTGAATGTAGTACTGCTGCTCGTGCCGGTGGTCATTATGGTCACGATCGGTACCTATCTGCTGTTCACACAGCTCAGCGTGTACCTGATTCACAAGCTGAAGGCACGAGAGGGACTGTACTGGCGCCGGACCAATATGCTGCTGTTCTCTGACCTTTCCCACCGGATGAAGGACAACGCGCGCGCTTTTTTTCTGGTGGCCATCATCTCTACCGTTTCTTTCAGCGCGATAGGAGCTTTATATGGCTTCCAGTCGATGATCAACGGAGCGCTGACGCAGAAGAATCCCTATCTGTTCACCTATCAGTCCTTGGACGGAGACAGCAAGGCACAGGCCCATATACAGCTGATTGACGAGAGCCTTGGCGGAGCCGGGATTTCCGCCGAGAAAACAGGTCTGGAGCTTAACTACTATAAAGCTGTGGATGGCCGGACAATGGTTCTGGTGAAGCAATCCGATTATAACCGCCTGGCAGCGCTGATGGAGCTGAAGTCCATCCGGCTGGCCGCTGGGAAAGCCGCAGTTGTTGATTTCGGGCTGTCCCGCAAGGGAGAAGAACTGCTCAACCAGCCGGTAGAGCTGCAGCCGGGAGTCGTCATCGAGGCGGACCAGGCTGTCGTATCTTGGGCGATCCGGGGAGTCAGCGGTTATTATGTCGTCCCCGATGAGTGGATCAGCACGCTGGGACAGCCGCTCAAAGTGAGCCGTTATTATGCATGGCACGGGGCAACTGGACAGCCTGGAGTAAAGAAGGCAGGCGAAAAGCTGACCAATGAGCTTCCCTATGATGAGCAGTATACTTTCTATGCCCTTGAGTATTTGACCTCCAAGACAAATGAGGGCTTTGGCCCGGTGATGTTCATCGGTTTTTTTGTCGGGATCGTATTTTTTGTCTCTGCCGGCAGCTTCCTCTATTTCCGGCTGTATAGTGATCTGGATGAGGATAAGCACAAGTTCAAGGCTATTTCCAAGCTGGGGCTGAGTGACAAGGAGCTTGGCCGGATATTGAACCGCCAGCTCAGCCTGCTCTTCTTCGCTCCAATCGTGGTCGCCCTGGTACATGGAACCGTTGCCCTTACGGCCTTGTCACACATGTTCCAGTACTCCATATTCAGGGAGTCCCTGCTTGTGCTGGGCCTGTTCTTCTTCATTCAGGTGATCTACTTCTTCATTGTCCGCCTGTTCTACACGAGACAGATCCGGTCGGCATTAGCCGGCTAA
- a CDS encoding response regulator transcription factor yields the protein MSRIMIVEDDPKIADLLHSAIEKYGYEVVKVRDFRQVLQEFEQVRPDLVLLDVNLPNYDGYYWCRQIRRVSTCPVLFISARDGEMDQIMALENGGDDYITKPFHSGIVLAKIHSHLRRAYGEYAAKREELMLEKEGLMLYPERLELQYGQTVVTLTRKESDLIESLMERYPRVASREALLEKLWDPQAFVDENTLNVNIARVRKKFQELGMEDAVLTVRGSGYRLNNSWSEAES from the coding sequence ATGTCCAGAATCATGATTGTGGAAGATGATCCGAAGATTGCAGATCTGCTGCACTCGGCTATTGAGAAATATGGATATGAAGTCGTAAAGGTCAGGGACTTTCGTCAGGTGCTACAAGAATTTGAACAGGTAAGGCCGGATCTGGTGCTGCTTGATGTGAATCTGCCCAACTATGACGGGTATTACTGGTGCCGGCAGATCCGCAGGGTCTCCACCTGTCCTGTGCTGTTCATCTCGGCGCGCGACGGTGAGATGGACCAGATCATGGCGCTTGAGAACGGCGGGGATGATTATATCACCAAGCCGTTCCATTCCGGGATTGTGCTCGCCAAGATCCACAGCCATCTCCGGCGGGCCTACGGGGAATATGCGGCTAAGCGCGAGGAGCTGATGCTGGAGAAGGAAGGGCTGATGCTGTATCCCGAACGACTTGAATTACAGTATGGACAGACGGTCGTAACCCTTACCCGCAAGGAATCGGATCTCATCGAGAGTCTGATGGAGCGTTACCCTAGGGTTGCCAGCCGGGAAGCACTGCTGGAGAAGCTATGGGACCCGCAGGCTTTTGTGGATGAGAATACGCTGAACGTGAATATCGCACGGGTCCGCAAGAAATTCCAGGAGCTGGGGATGGAGGATGCCGTGCTTACCGTCAGGGGTTCGGGATACCGGCTGAACAACAGCTGGTCAGAGGCGGAGTCATGA
- a CDS encoding ABC transporter substrate-binding protein — protein MRKRLVGVLASVMLVASVLSGCGGNNNGGTNAGTGTEGSGTDTAQSAAPESGNAGELKPVELTWYYPLSQLQADQAKVQEEVNKITKAKINATVKLMPVAIGDYVQKMNTVLAAGEKFDILWTGYMLKPEELVRKGAIQPMDALLEQYAPELKKDVPQVMWDGLSVDGEIYGIPNQQINGSRYGFIIQKRFADKYKLDTASIKKVADIEPFLAQIKQNEPDIIPFGIFGTSFINPEAHDDKYWVVPGLDDHFYIKTDDPTYTLQRYPEEELNNFRLASKWYKDGYIYKDAATEKANDYLAKGQIAVDFNVTLKPGVEAEVKAKNGGNDVITVPLSDWFSNGYSATTNQSISRTAPNPERAMMFLNLVNTDKELYNLLCNGIAGEHYDKADGEYIKAKADSRYLPNMDWVFGSVFNSYLKEGQPENVWEETKKINSDSEVNPVGAFKFNSEPVNTEIANLNAVWGEYKRGLVTGTLDFEETWPTLYGKLKEAGEEKYVAEVTKQFEQFLKDKGLKK, from the coding sequence ATGAGAAAAAGGCTGGTTGGAGTATTGGCGTCCGTAATGCTGGTTGCATCTGTGCTGTCAGGCTGCGGTGGGAATAATAACGGCGGCACGAATGCCGGGACAGGCACGGAAGGAAGCGGGACGGATACCGCACAAAGTGCGGCTCCGGAATCTGGAAACGCAGGGGAGCTGAAGCCGGTTGAACTGACCTGGTATTATCCGTTGTCGCAGCTTCAGGCGGATCAGGCTAAGGTGCAGGAGGAAGTAAACAAGATTACGAAGGCGAAGATCAATGCCACCGTCAAGCTGATGCCTGTAGCGATCGGGGATTATGTGCAGAAGATGAACACGGTGCTTGCGGCAGGCGAGAAGTTCGATATTCTCTGGACCGGCTACATGCTGAAGCCTGAAGAGCTGGTGCGCAAGGGCGCCATCCAGCCGATGGATGCTCTGCTTGAGCAGTATGCGCCGGAGCTGAAGAAGGATGTGCCGCAGGTCATGTGGGACGGCCTCTCGGTGGACGGGGAGATATACGGCATCCCGAACCAGCAGATCAACGGCTCCCGGTATGGATTCATCATCCAGAAGCGCTTCGCTGACAAGTACAAACTTGACACCGCTTCCATCAAAAAAGTAGCCGATATCGAGCCATTCCTGGCCCAGATTAAGCAGAATGAGCCGGACATCATTCCGTTTGGCATATTCGGTACCTCCTTCATCAATCCCGAGGCTCATGACGACAAGTACTGGGTGGTTCCAGGTCTGGATGACCATTTCTATATTAAAACGGATGATCCCACTTATACATTACAGCGCTATCCCGAAGAAGAGCTGAACAATTTCCGGCTGGCCAGCAAATGGTATAAGGATGGCTATATTTACAAGGATGCCGCCACCGAAAAAGCGAATGATTACCTGGCGAAAGGCCAAATTGCCGTCGATTTCAACGTGACGCTGAAGCCGGGGGTTGAGGCTGAGGTGAAGGCCAAAAACGGCGGCAATGATGTGATCACCGTTCCGCTTAGCGACTGGTTCTCCAACGGCTATTCAGCCACCACCAACCAGTCCATCAGCCGTACTGCTCCTAATCCCGAACGCGCGATGATGTTCCTGAATCTGGTGAATACCGACAAGGAGCTGTACAATCTGCTCTGTAACGGCATTGCCGGTGAACATTATGATAAGGCCGATGGAGAGTACATCAAGGCCAAAGCAGATTCCCGTTACCTGCCGAATATGGACTGGGTGTTCGGGAGTGTGTTCAACTCTTATCTGAAGGAAGGACAGCCGGAGAATGTCTGGGAAGAGACCAAGAAGATCAATTCTGATTCCGAGGTCAATCCTGTCGGTGCCTTCAAATTCAATTCCGAGCCGGTGAATACCGAAATTGCCAACCTGAACGCCGTGTGGGGAGAATACAAACGGGGACTGGTTACCGGTACGCTTGATTTTGAAGAGACCTGGCCTACGCTGTACGGCAAGCTGAAGGAAGCGGGCGAGGAGAAATACGTGGCGGAAGTCACCAAGCAATTTGAACAATTCCTGAAGGATAAAGGTCTGAAGAAGTAA
- a CDS encoding class I SAM-dependent methyltransferase, whose translation MLDLGCGPGLYTKRLSEQRYDVTGIDFSSRSIAYAQEHDTRSRYICQNYLELEYTEAFDSITLIYCDYGALTLSERNILLSKVYRALKPGGLFIFDVFTQKTNWGKQDSTSWTLHPDGGFWNAEPHVCLEASYFYEGLTVEARQTVILADHELHHYLIWNTVFTQETLADEVLPWGFQLDSVYDDSCGSPYTGGADTLCFVLRKGQPA comes from the coding sequence ATTCTTGACCTTGGCTGTGGACCGGGACTTTATACCAAACGCCTCTCTGAACAGCGGTATGATGTAACGGGAATTGATTTCTCCAGCCGTTCAATCGCCTATGCCCAAGAGCATGATACGCGGAGCCGGTATATCTGTCAGAATTATTTGGAGCTGGAGTATACCGAAGCGTTCGATAGCATCACCTTGATTTATTGTGATTACGGTGCGCTTACACTAAGTGAGCGTAACATCCTGCTGTCCAAGGTATACCGTGCCTTAAAGCCAGGCGGTCTGTTTATCTTCGATGTGTTCACGCAGAAGACGAATTGGGGTAAGCAGGACAGTACCTCATGGACGTTGCATCCAGACGGAGGTTTTTGGAATGCTGAACCGCATGTATGTCTCGAAGCGTCTTATTTCTACGAGGGACTTACCGTGGAGGCCCGTCAGACGGTCATACTTGCCGATCATGAGCTCCATCATTATTTGATCTGGAACACGGTGTTTACACAGGAGACCCTTGCGGATGAAGTGTTGCCTTGGGGATTCCAACTGGACAGTGTCTACGATGATAGTTGCGGGAGTCCGTATACGGGGGGAGCAGACACGCTATGTTTTGTACTTAGGAAGGGACAGCCTGCATAG
- a CDS encoding ABC transporter ATP-binding protein → MLEVKKVSKIYEGNVAYRALTEIDLTIAAGEFVGIMGPSGSGKTTLLNLIATVDVPTTGSIRIDNKDTGNLDKNELAVFRRRELGFVFQDFNLLNTLTVEENIVLPLTLDGTRISEMKQKSREIAGKLGISSIMKKRTYEISGGQAQRTAIARAMIHSPKLLLADEPTGNLDSGAARDVMDLLETINRQQATTMMLVTHDAVAASYCHRVVFIKDGRFYTEIHCGDNRQSFFQKIIDTLSLLGGYSHDVPPVRIP, encoded by the coding sequence ATGCTGGAGGTAAAAAAGGTCAGTAAAATCTATGAAGGAAACGTGGCCTACCGGGCCTTGACCGAAATTGATTTAACCATTGCAGCCGGAGAATTCGTGGGGATAATGGGACCCTCGGGCAGCGGAAAAACCACTCTGCTGAATCTGATTGCCACAGTGGACGTTCCGACTACAGGAAGCATTAGGATTGATAACAAGGACACGGGCAATCTGGACAAAAATGAACTGGCTGTATTCCGCCGCCGCGAGTTGGGGTTTGTCTTTCAGGATTTCAATCTGCTGAATACCTTAACGGTAGAAGAGAATATCGTGCTGCCGCTGACACTGGATGGCACCCGGATCAGTGAAATGAAGCAAAAGTCGCGGGAGATTGCCGGGAAGCTGGGCATTAGCTCCATTATGAAAAAACGCACGTACGAGATCTCCGGCGGACAAGCCCAGCGGACAGCCATCGCCAGAGCCATGATCCATTCTCCCAAGCTGCTACTGGCGGATGAGCCTACCGGCAATCTGGACTCGGGTGCAGCCAGGGATGTAATGGATCTGCTGGAAACGATCAACCGACAGCAGGCAACGACGATGATGCTTGTTACCCATGATGCTGTAGCCGCCAGCTATTGTCACCGGGTCGTCTTCATTAAGGATGGCAGATTCTATACGGAGATTCACTGCGGGGATAACCGCCAGAGCTTTTTCCAGAAAATCATCGACACACTTTCGCTGTTAGGAGGATATAGCCATGACGTTCCGCCAGTTCGCATTCCGTAA
- a CDS encoding sensor histidine kinase — protein MRLFLREHALLLAVQIVQFGTMLSIYWLDGYRDLPTALYAVFIGFFFISCYLIYQYISRRRYYLRLSRPLETLDESFQKLENHPVSTALEQLLHTQYGYYQQQLTAVKLQQEQHLTFIDQWVHQMKTPLSVIELTVQNIDEPEFASIREELERMRSGLNTVLYMARLRAFEKDFHIKPVVLPKLVNEVVHDHRRLFIRSHIYPEVHASAPDITAQTDEKWLFFMLSQIMNNAIKYSAAANTENGRKITVACYLRGTDAVIEVKDRGIGIQASDLKRVFDPFFTGSNGRGLRESTGMGLYLTKESADRLGHRLELESAACEGTVVRIILTVNP, from the coding sequence ATGAGGCTGTTTCTCCGAGAGCATGCGTTGTTATTGGCTGTGCAGATCGTGCAATTCGGCACTATGCTGTCCATTTACTGGCTGGACGGCTACCGCGATCTGCCGACCGCGCTCTATGCGGTCTTTATCGGCTTCTTCTTCATCAGCTGCTACTTAATCTACCAATATATCAGCAGGCGCCGTTATTATCTTCGCCTCAGCAGACCTCTGGAGACACTGGACGAATCCTTTCAGAAGCTGGAGAACCACCCTGTATCCACAGCGCTGGAGCAGCTGCTGCACACCCAGTACGGCTACTATCAGCAGCAGCTGACGGCAGTGAAGCTGCAGCAGGAGCAGCATCTGACTTTCATAGACCAATGGGTCCATCAGATGAAGACGCCTTTGTCGGTCATAGAGCTGACCGTGCAGAATATAGACGAGCCGGAGTTTGCCAGCATCCGCGAGGAGCTGGAGCGTATGCGCAGCGGACTGAACACCGTGCTGTATATGGCCAGGCTGCGGGCTTTTGAGAAGGATTTCCACATCAAGCCTGTCGTCCTGCCGAAGCTGGTGAACGAGGTTGTCCATGATCACAGACGCCTGTTCATCCGCAGCCATATCTACCCCGAGGTCCACGCCTCCGCTCCGGACATTACCGCCCAGACGGATGAGAAATGGCTGTTCTTCATGCTGTCGCAGATTATGAACAATGCCATCAAATATTCAGCGGCGGCTAACACGGAGAACGGCCGGAAAATCACTGTAGCCTGCTATCTCAGAGGAACGGATGCGGTCATTGAGGTCAAGGACCGGGGAATCGGGATTCAGGCGTCTGATCTCAAACGGGTATTCGACCCCTTCTTCACCGGCAGCAACGGGCGCGGACTGCGGGAGTCTACAGGAATGGGGCTGTATCTGACGAAGGAGTCCGCAGACCGTCTCGGACACCGGCTTGAGCTGGAATCGGCGGCCTGCGAGGGAACGGTGGTGCGGATTATTTTGACGGTGAATCCTTAG